The following is a genomic window from Stegostoma tigrinum isolate sSteTig4 chromosome 24, sSteTig4.hap1, whole genome shotgun sequence.
AACAGTAGTAGATTGAGTGTTGAGAACCAACATGCGAGACTGAAGCTTCAGTCTCAACCTGGGCTCAAGCATGAGAAGCTGAAGTTGATTGGCCCATTGATTATGGGATTTGGGTTGTTCATTTTCATTTGTGCAAACACAGTATTGCAAGAAAACCGAGATAGAGAAACCAAACTTTTAGCACAAAGAAATATCTATGCTCTTGCTGGCCAAGTCTGCAATGGAGAGAATAAAGAACCAAAACAGATTCAACACAGTCCTAGTCCAACCTCCACAGATGCCAACTTTCAATATTTGGAGCAGTACTGTACTACTGAAAAAACCTGCAGGGCAAAACAAGGCCAAGCAGAGATATGGGCCGATTGTCACATGTCTGTCAAACGGAAGATTACTGCCCAGCTGCTGCATCACAAAAGACCTTCTCCTTCTATCTCTCTTCACAGTGTCCAGTCAGACTCTTGCAACTCCAGTGAAAGGAACCTCAATGTCCCCTTGAACTGCACTATTGATGCCTTGGTTTCTGCATCTGTAGTGTTACCGGTTATTAAACTTAACAATTGCATCATAGATACTCCTGATATTGCTGCGGTGATGCAAGATGTTGAACTAGACCAGAAAATTGTCATGGTTTCCACTGAAGATGTAAGCCAGCTGCAGAACTATGGTTACGTTCGGTCCAGCAGTATCCGCAGTGCCGATGATGCTTCTCAGCTTGTGGACATGGACTATTCCCTGCCCGGTAAATCATTCTCCACCAGGTTCATTGGAAAGTTGTTGTCTCCAGGCATCACCAGGAAAGTGTATGGTTCAGACATGCAACTGCACACGACATGTGCTTACTCCAAATCATTTGACCTAGGGAAGGATATGAGTCAGCTCAGTAAACACCAGGTCGAGCAAAAACACAGGAGCTGGCCACGTTTGGAATGCAGTTACATTAAAAAGTATCTGAGACTGGAAAACAGAGAAGACTCTGTGGACAGATTACTTGAACAGATTGAGCGTGAGTATGCCACTGAAGAACAAAACTTTCAGGAACTCGGCACCCCAGAGGAATGAGAGAAATAAAGAC
Proteins encoded in this region:
- the LOC125465046 gene encoding transmembrane protein 200A-like, with the translated sequence MTITVEDPATKIQERFNCEPDVPLPPKAPRPRYRSRDNKGPKAKINMRSPSGFFIILGLFIVMVGIAIAVVGYWPHKHNSRMSANRAGTNSSRLSVENQHARLKLQSQPGLKHEKLKLIGPLIMGFGLFIFICANTVLQENRDRETKLLAQRNIYALAGQVCNGENKEPKQIQHSPSPTSTDANFQYLEQYCTTEKTCRAKQGQAEIWADCHMSVKRKITAQLLHHKRPSPSISLHSVQSDSCNSSERNLNVPLNCTIDALVSASVVLPVIKLNNCIIDTPDIAAVMQDVELDQKIVMVSTEDVSQLQNYGYVRSSSIRSADDASQLVDMDYSLPGKSFSTRFIGKLLSPGITRKVYGSDMQLHTTCAYSKSFDLGKDMSQLSKHQVEQKHRSWPRLECSYIKKYLRLENREDSVDRLLEQIEREYATEEQNFQELGTPEE